The proteins below are encoded in one region of Balaenoptera ricei isolate mBalRic1 chromosome 6, mBalRic1.hap2, whole genome shotgun sequence:
- the CBR4 gene encoding 3-oxoacyl-[acyl-carrier-protein] reductase isoform X1, whose protein sequence is MDRVCAVFGGSRGIGRAVARLMAQRGYRLAIVARNLQGARAVAGDLGGDHLALSCDVAKEHDVQNTFEEIEKNLGRVNFLVNAAGINRDNLLVRTNAEDMLSQLHTNLLGSMLTCRAAVKTMIKQQTGSIVNVGSVAGVKGSSGQSVYSASKGGLVAFSRALAKEVARKKIRVNVVAPGFVHTDMTKDLKEEHLKKNILLGRFGDPLDVAHAVAFLLESPYITGHVLVVDGGLQLTM, encoded by the exons ATGGACAGGGTGTGCGCCGTGTTCGGAGGCTCCCGGGGCATCGGCAGGGCGGTGGCCCGCTTGATGGCCCAGAGAGGTTACCGACTGGCCATCGTCGCCCGGAATCTGCAGGGGGCCAGAGCCGTGGCCGGGGACCTGGGCG GAGATCATTTGGCATTGAGCTGTGATGTTGCCAAAGAACATGATGTTCAAAATACATTTGAAGAGATAGAGAAAAACTTAGGTCGAGTTAACTTCTTGGTAAATGCAGCTGGAATTAACAG ggATAACCTCTTAGTAAGGACAAACGCCGAAGATATGCTATCTCAGCTTCATACTAACCTCTTGGGCTCCATGCTGACCTGTAGAGCTGCCGTGAAGACAATGATTAAACAGCAGACAGGGTCCATTGTGAATGTGG gAAGCGTTGCAGGTGTAAAAGGCAGTTCTGGCCAATCCGTGTACAGCGCCAGCAAAGGCGGGCTAGTTGCATTCTCACGCGCTCTTGCTAAAGAAGtagcaagaaagaaaattagagtgAATGTAGTTGCGCCAG GATTTGTTCATACAGATATGACGAAAGACTTGAAAGaagaacatttaaagaaaaacatcctTCTTGGGAGGTTTGGAGACCCCCTTGATGTGGCCCATGCAGTCGCATTTCTTTTAGAGTCTCCGTACATTACAGGGCACGTCCTGGTGGTGGACGGAGGCTTGCAGCTCACCATGTAG
- the CBR4 gene encoding 3-oxoacyl-[acyl-carrier-protein] reductase isoform X3 — MDRVCAVFGGSRGIGRAVARLMAQRGYRLAIVARNLQGARAVAGDLGGDHLALSCDVAKEHDVQNTFEEIEKNLGRVNFLVNAAGINRDNLLVRTNAEDMLSQLHTNLLGSMLTCRAAVKTMIKQQTGSIVNVGSVAGVKGSSGQSVYSASKGGLVAFSRALAKEVARKKIRVNVVAPGDDIYEFEEAAVRVLGQ; from the exons ATGGACAGGGTGTGCGCCGTGTTCGGAGGCTCCCGGGGCATCGGCAGGGCGGTGGCCCGCTTGATGGCCCAGAGAGGTTACCGACTGGCCATCGTCGCCCGGAATCTGCAGGGGGCCAGAGCCGTGGCCGGGGACCTGGGCG GAGATCATTTGGCATTGAGCTGTGATGTTGCCAAAGAACATGATGTTCAAAATACATTTGAAGAGATAGAGAAAAACTTAGGTCGAGTTAACTTCTTGGTAAATGCAGCTGGAATTAACAG ggATAACCTCTTAGTAAGGACAAACGCCGAAGATATGCTATCTCAGCTTCATACTAACCTCTTGGGCTCCATGCTGACCTGTAGAGCTGCCGTGAAGACAATGATTAAACAGCAGACAGGGTCCATTGTGAATGTGG gAAGCGTTGCAGGTGTAAAAGGCAGTTCTGGCCAATCCGTGTACAGCGCCAGCAAAGGCGGGCTAGTTGCATTCTCACGCGCTCTTGCTAAAGAAGtagcaagaaagaaaattagagtgAATGTAGTTGCGCCAG GGGACGATATATATGAATTTGAAGAAGCTGCAGTTAgagttttagggcagtaa
- the CBR4 gene encoding 3-oxoacyl-[acyl-carrier-protein] reductase isoform X2, whose product MDRVCAVFGGSRGIGRAVARLMAQRGYRLAIVARNLQGARAVAGDLGGDHLALSCDVAKEHDVQNTFEEIEKNLGRVNFLVNAAGINRDNLLVRTNAEDMLSQLHTNLLGSMLTCRAAVKTMIKQQTGSIVNVGSVAGVKGSSGQSVYSASKGGLVAFSRALAKEVARKKIRVNVVAPVRHHHQALLRGAGTGAGDPHCYSALEHAAQEGVTSV is encoded by the exons ATGGACAGGGTGTGCGCCGTGTTCGGAGGCTCCCGGGGCATCGGCAGGGCGGTGGCCCGCTTGATGGCCCAGAGAGGTTACCGACTGGCCATCGTCGCCCGGAATCTGCAGGGGGCCAGAGCCGTGGCCGGGGACCTGGGCG GAGATCATTTGGCATTGAGCTGTGATGTTGCCAAAGAACATGATGTTCAAAATACATTTGAAGAGATAGAGAAAAACTTAGGTCGAGTTAACTTCTTGGTAAATGCAGCTGGAATTAACAG ggATAACCTCTTAGTAAGGACAAACGCCGAAGATATGCTATCTCAGCTTCATACTAACCTCTTGGGCTCCATGCTGACCTGTAGAGCTGCCGTGAAGACAATGATTAAACAGCAGACAGGGTCCATTGTGAATGTGG gAAGCGTTGCAGGTGTAAAAGGCAGTTCTGGCCAATCCGTGTACAGCGCCAGCAAAGGCGGGCTAGTTGCATTCTCACGCGCTCTTGCTAAAGAAGtagcaagaaagaaaattagagtgAATGTAGTTGCGCCAG TACGTCATCACCATCAGGCACTTCTCAGAGGTGCTGGGACAGGAGCAGGGGACCCGCACTGTTACTCAGCCCTGGAGCATGCCGCCCAGGAGGGCGTGACCTCGGTCTGA